A section of the Pseudovibrio sp. M1P-2-3 genome encodes:
- a CDS encoding DUF924 family protein, whose product MSSISNSLPLDILDFWWQAGPESWFKGGSDFDSQIQQKFSKAVEAACEGELDHWTQSPHSTLALLLLLDQFTRNIYRGSARAFSGDEKALVIAEKSLQKGDFRAFNQEQRAFFFLPFEHSEKMEHQDLAVDLFRKYCNEQNYLYALVHMDVIRRFNRFPHRNEALERVSTPEEVTFLEEGGFRA is encoded by the coding sequence ATGAGTTCAATTTCCAATTCCCTTCCCCTTGATATTTTGGATTTCTGGTGGCAAGCAGGCCCGGAAAGCTGGTTCAAAGGTGGATCCGACTTTGACAGTCAAATCCAACAAAAATTTTCCAAAGCTGTTGAAGCAGCCTGTGAAGGTGAGCTGGATCACTGGACACAGTCACCGCACAGCACACTAGCCCTCCTTCTACTGCTGGACCAGTTCACCCGTAATATCTACCGTGGCTCCGCCCGTGCTTTTTCAGGGGACGAAAAGGCTCTGGTCATCGCCGAGAAGTCCCTACAAAAAGGAGACTTCCGCGCATTCAATCAAGAACAACGGGCCTTCTTCTTTCTCCCCTTCGAGCATTCCGAAAAAATGGAACATCAGGACCTTGCCGTTGATCTATTTCGCAAATATTGCAACGAACAGAACTACTTGTATGCACTCGTCCATATGGACGTGATCCGCAGATTTAACCGCTTCCCACATCGCAACGAAGCACTGGAACGAGTTTCTACCCCTGAAGAGGTAACTTTTTTGGAAGAAGGTGGCTTCCGAGCCTAA
- a CDS encoding P-II family nitrogen regulator yields the protein MGWSMKIIMAIIKPFKLDDVRDALTSIGVQGLTVTEVKGYGRQKGHTEIYRGTEYAVSFLPKLKVEIAVTSDLADKAVEVIASAAKTGQIGDGKIFVYDIEQVVRIRTGEAGVEAI from the coding sequence ATGGGGTGGAGCATGAAAATTATTATGGCAATCATCAAGCCGTTCAAGCTTGATGACGTGCGCGATGCGCTCACAAGCATCGGGGTACAGGGGCTGACAGTAACCGAAGTCAAAGGGTACGGACGTCAAAAAGGCCACACAGAAATCTATCGTGGTACCGAATACGCGGTCAGTTTCCTTCCAAAGTTAAAAGTAGAAATTGCCGTTACTTCAGACCTTGCCGACAAAGCAGTCGAAGTTATCGCAAGCGCAGCAAAAACCGGCCAGATCGGGGATGGTAAGATTTTTGTTTACGACATTGAGCAAGTGGTTCGCATTCGCACGGGTGAAGCGGGTGTAGAGGCCATCTAG
- a CDS encoding ammonium transporter, with amino-acid sequence MKISKTLAGVAALGLALGSTPALAQDTAPVSPEVQYIFNTLLFLIGGFLVMWMAAGFAMLEAGLVRTKNVSMQCLKNISLYSIAGLMFWITGYNLMYTGVDGGFIGSFGPYSFDPVGGDALDTGYSTASDWFFQMVFVATAASIVSGTLAERIKLWPFLLFTIVLTGFIYPIAGSWQWGAGWLSEMGFSDFAGSTLVHSVGGWAALAGALVLGARSGKYNANGSVTPMPGSSMPLATLGTFILWLGWFGFNGASQLAMGTISDATDISRIFANTNMAAAAGVVVTVILTQVLYKKVDVTMALNGALAGLVAITAEPLAPSVLQAVIIGGIGGAIVVFAVPMLDKLKIDDVVGAIPVHLLAGIWGTLIVPLSNTDASFGVQAIGIAAYGVFTFGVSAVLWFLLKTLVGIRVSEEEEAMGLDKVEIGVEAYPEFGQGSQRL; translated from the coding sequence ATGAAAATTTCAAAAACACTTGCGGGTGTCGCCGCACTTGGGTTGGCGCTAGGTTCCACACCGGCACTGGCTCAAGATACAGCTCCGGTCTCTCCGGAAGTACAATACATATTCAATACACTACTGTTTCTGATTGGCGGTTTTCTGGTTATGTGGATGGCTGCTGGTTTTGCCATGCTTGAAGCCGGCCTTGTGCGTACCAAAAACGTCTCCATGCAGTGTTTGAAGAATATTTCGCTTTATTCCATTGCAGGTTTAATGTTCTGGATCACCGGTTACAACCTCATGTATACGGGTGTTGATGGCGGTTTTATCGGTTCGTTCGGCCCTTACTCATTTGACCCAGTGGGCGGCGATGCGCTTGATACCGGCTATTCCACAGCATCCGACTGGTTCTTCCAGATGGTGTTTGTCGCAACGGCCGCTTCCATTGTTTCCGGCACGCTTGCCGAGCGTATTAAACTTTGGCCTTTCCTGCTGTTTACTATTGTTCTTACTGGTTTCATCTACCCAATCGCCGGTTCATGGCAGTGGGGTGCAGGCTGGTTGTCTGAGATGGGCTTTTCTGACTTTGCCGGTTCCACTCTGGTGCACTCCGTAGGTGGCTGGGCAGCTCTTGCCGGTGCGCTTGTTCTTGGTGCACGCTCAGGAAAATACAACGCCAACGGCTCTGTCACGCCAATGCCGGGCTCTTCCATGCCTTTGGCAACACTGGGAACGTTTATCCTATGGCTTGGCTGGTTCGGCTTTAACGGCGCTTCCCAGTTGGCAATGGGCACAATCAGCGATGCGACAGATATCTCCCGCATCTTCGCCAACACCAACATGGCAGCCGCTGCCGGTGTTGTCGTAACGGTTATTCTCACACAGGTCCTTTATAAAAAAGTTGATGTCACAATGGCTCTCAACGGCGCACTTGCCGGTCTAGTGGCGATTACTGCTGAACCACTCGCGCCAAGTGTACTTCAAGCTGTCATTATTGGCGGTATTGGTGGTGCCATCGTTGTCTTTGCTGTTCCAATGCTGGACAAGCTGAAAATTGATGATGTTGTTGGTGCGATCCCGGTTCACCTTCTTGCTGGTATCTGGGGCACATTGATTGTTCCCCTTTCCAACACAGACGCATCATTTGGTGTGCAGGCAATCGGTATTGCTGCCTATGGCGTATTCACTTTCGGCGTCTCTGCAGTTCTTTGGTTCCTTCTCAAAACTCTCGTGGGTATCCGCGTCAGCGAAGAGGAAGAGGCTATGGGCTTGGACAAAGTGGAAATTGGTGTCGAAGCCTATCCGGAATTCGGCCAAGGCTCCCAGCGCCTATAG
- a CDS encoding cation diffusion facilitator family transporter: protein MNESMRFAIGSIIVGLLIFGIKYTAFVMTGSIAFLSDALESTLNIASAIAAAAALYMSHKPADHNHPYGHYKAEYFAAVLEGVLIVLAAIFILREAYLGFLNPPHLEASPEGLALNGIATVINASWAIALGRIGRKHRSPALVADSKHIMTDVYTSIGVFVGVALVFATGWVHFDPALAVLVAVNILWSGWKLVRESIGGLMDEAAPEGEQDALRKLISKYGEGAIEAHDLRTRHAGHVTFVDFHLVVPSQLSVQDAHEICDRIEEGIAKDMPGARVTIHVEPEHHAKHKGIVVV, encoded by the coding sequence ATGAACGAGAGCATGCGTTTTGCTATCGGCAGTATAATAGTTGGACTGCTGATTTTTGGGATAAAGTACACAGCATTTGTGATGACAGGGTCGATCGCATTCCTGTCTGATGCGCTGGAATCCACCTTGAATATCGCCAGTGCCATTGCTGCCGCTGCCGCCCTTTATATGTCCCATAAGCCTGCGGATCATAACCACCCCTACGGTCACTACAAGGCAGAGTATTTCGCTGCTGTGCTGGAAGGTGTGCTTATTGTTCTGGCGGCTATCTTTATCCTTCGTGAAGCCTATCTGGGATTTCTCAATCCGCCACATCTGGAAGCTTCCCCCGAAGGGCTGGCGCTCAACGGCATTGCGACGGTAATTAATGCCAGCTGGGCCATCGCTCTTGGACGCATTGGCCGAAAGCACCGCTCTCCGGCATTGGTGGCTGATAGCAAGCACATCATGACAGATGTTTACACTTCAATCGGAGTGTTTGTAGGGGTGGCTCTGGTCTTTGCCACCGGTTGGGTGCACTTTGACCCGGCACTTGCTGTTCTGGTAGCCGTGAATATTCTGTGGTCCGGCTGGAAGCTGGTTCGCGAATCCATTGGCGGTTTGATGGATGAAGCTGCACCGGAAGGAGAGCAGGACGCTCTGCGTAAACTTATTTCCAAGTATGGGGAAGGGGCCATTGAAGCCCATGATTTACGCACCCGCCATGCAGGCCATGTGACGTTTGTGGACTTCCATCTGGTTGTTCCAAGCCAGCTTTCGGTGCAAGATGCCCACGAAATCTGTGATCGAATTGAAGAAGGCATCGCAAAGGATATGCCAGGTGCCCGCGTGACTATTCACGTTGAGCCAGAACATCATGCCAAGCATAAAGGAATTGTGGTGGTTTGA
- a CDS encoding DUF1223 domain-containing protein, with translation MKLRPAVKTLAMLAFVSTFALLNVGMVYAQPVKAVVELYSSQGCGYCPPANKLLSELSKKPNVIAMDFHVNIWDFMGWKDTLANKKNTDRQRAYALSRHDKGVYTPQAIINGKQDVAGNDRQGLLETVEAQTPLSLDVNARIDKTMLDVSVSGKAHPLEPTEADIYLLRLTKKKEVDIQGGDNAGKDMQYVNVVTDIIPIGMWMGKDTVLRFPKSALGEINDNTQWVVLVQSMNTKGPGPILGATKFEGI, from the coding sequence ATGAAACTGAGACCTGCTGTCAAAACGCTTGCTATGCTCGCGTTTGTATCAACTTTTGCTCTTTTGAATGTTGGCATGGTCTACGCGCAGCCTGTCAAAGCTGTGGTTGAACTGTATAGCAGCCAAGGCTGCGGTTATTGCCCACCAGCCAATAAACTCTTGTCCGAGCTTTCCAAAAAGCCGAACGTGATTGCCATGGACTTCCATGTGAATATTTGGGATTTCATGGGCTGGAAAGATACTCTGGCCAACAAAAAAAACACGGACCGGCAGAGGGCTTATGCCTTATCGCGCCACGACAAGGGCGTTTACACGCCGCAAGCAATCATCAACGGAAAGCAGGATGTTGCAGGCAATGACCGGCAAGGTCTTCTTGAAACCGTGGAAGCCCAAACGCCTCTTTCTCTGGATGTGAATGCACGTATTGATAAAACCATGCTGGATGTTTCAGTAAGCGGCAAAGCGCATCCCCTTGAGCCCACTGAAGCCGATATCTACCTGTTGCGTCTCACCAAAAAGAAAGAGGTTGATATTCAAGGCGGTGACAATGCCGGCAAGGATATGCAATATGTGAATGTGGTAACCGATATAATTCCGATTGGAATGTGGATGGGTAAAGATACAGTACTCCGGTTTCCAAAATCTGCACTTGGAGAGATCAACGACAATACGCAATGGGTTGTTCTTGTGCAGTCTATGAACACCAAGGGGCCGGGGCCAATTCTTGGCGCGACAAAGTTTGAGGGTATTTGA
- a CDS encoding DsbE family thiol:disulfide interchange protein yields MSTDAQNNKAGEQEPRRGFPVFAIIPLVIFGVLVVLFLTQLLSGNNPQELPSALLNKPSPEFSAVPVEGLLRDGQQIPGISNESFKDKVTVFNVFGSWCGPCRAEHEYLMDLSKDPRIQMAGLNYKDKPLAAIRFLKDLGNPYDLVGADSGRIGIEWGVYGVPETFIVDGQGNIRYKFIGPLTATSYRDVFLPELEKVISQTK; encoded by the coding sequence ATGTCCACTGATGCTCAAAATAATAAAGCTGGAGAACAAGAACCCCGCCGCGGTTTTCCGGTTTTCGCTATTATTCCGCTTGTGATTTTTGGTGTTCTGGTTGTTCTCTTTCTCACCCAGCTGCTTTCGGGAAATAACCCTCAAGAACTGCCTTCTGCTTTACTGAATAAGCCTAGCCCAGAGTTTTCCGCCGTGCCGGTGGAAGGTCTTTTGAGGGATGGGCAGCAAATTCCGGGAATCTCCAACGAGAGTTTCAAGGACAAGGTGACAGTCTTTAACGTGTTCGGGTCCTGGTGTGGTCCATGCCGTGCGGAACATGAATACTTGATGGACCTGTCCAAGGATCCAAGAATCCAGATGGCTGGGCTGAACTATAAAGACAAACCACTGGCCGCCATTCGCTTTTTGAAAGATCTTGGAAACCCTTATGACTTGGTGGGCGCGGATTCCGGGCGCATTGGCATCGAATGGGGTGTTTATGGCGTACCGGAAACATTTATTGTCGATGGACAGGGAAATATTCGCTATAAATTTATTGGCCCGCTTACAGCTACAAGCTACAGGGATGTTTTTCTTCCCGAACTTGAAAAGGTCATTTCTCAGACAAAATAG
- the ccmD gene encoding heme exporter protein CcmD: MFFESLFTDLPRHAGYVAACYGMAGVIMTGLVVAAFIAKKKRLAELAALEASGIRRRSAATGKK, translated from the coding sequence ATGTTCTTTGAAAGTCTCTTTACGGATCTCCCGCGCCATGCTGGCTATGTAGCGGCATGCTACGGTATGGCGGGAGTTATTATGACGGGCTTGGTTGTCGCTGCGTTCATCGCGAAAAAGAAACGTCTTGCTGAACTTGCTGCGCTGGAAGCCTCTGGTATTCGCCGCCGTTCCGCTGCTACTGGTAAAAAATAA
- a CDS encoding heme ABC transporter permease, with product MTFYDLANPTRFLALVQKLLPWLIGACAVTMAAGIYMALFVAPHDYQQGVTVRIMYIHVPSAWLALFCYGMMALSSIGTLVWKHPLADVSAKSAAPLGACFTFLALWTGAIWAKPMWGTWWVWDARLTSFLVLFIMYLGIIALWKTIEDPIKAAKANAILTLVGVINLPIIKFSVDWWNTLHQPASVFRADGPSMHSSILIPLFVMAIGFTLFFTCVHLMLMRNEIYARRIRAMRLRAASKAPSASVKNQAAAQGAS from the coding sequence ATGACTTTTTATGATCTTGCAAACCCAACTCGTTTTCTGGCTCTGGTCCAGAAATTGTTGCCGTGGCTTATCGGTGCCTGCGCTGTGACTATGGCTGCAGGCATTTACATGGCCTTGTTTGTCGCTCCCCATGATTACCAGCAGGGAGTGACGGTGCGGATTATGTATATTCATGTTCCATCCGCATGGCTGGCCCTGTTCTGTTATGGAATGATGGCTTTGTCCTCTATCGGTACTTTGGTCTGGAAACATCCTTTGGCGGATGTGTCTGCAAAGTCAGCTGCGCCTCTTGGAGCCTGTTTCACATTCCTTGCTCTTTGGACCGGTGCAATCTGGGCCAAACCCATGTGGGGAACTTGGTGGGTATGGGATGCAAGATTAACGTCGTTCCTTGTTCTCTTCATCATGTATTTGGGCATTATCGCTCTTTGGAAAACCATTGAAGACCCCATCAAAGCGGCTAAGGCAAATGCGATCTTGACCCTTGTGGGTGTGATCAACCTGCCGATCATCAAGTTCTCGGTGGACTGGTGGAACACACTGCATCAACCGGCCAGCGTGTTCCGTGCGGATGGGCCAAGCATGCACAGCTCCATATTGATCCCGCTGTTTGTGATGGCCATCGGGTTCACATTGTTCTTCACTTGCGTGCACCTGATGCTTATGCGCAACGAAATCTATGCGCGCCGTATTCGGGCCATGCGCCTGCGGGCTGCCTCTAAAGCGCCTTCTGCAAGTGTCAAAAACCAAGCTGCTGCACAGGGGGCCTCATAA
- the ccmB gene encoding heme exporter protein CcmB has product MTSLFIREFRLAARVGGGALIGVLFFLAVVTVFPFGVGPDLKMLARIGAAVLWIGALLATLLGLDRLFQADQEDGTLDLLLLSGRPAELIVLIKCAAHWAATGLPLVIATPVLALFVNLEPAAIGAVVLTLLVGTPALTLVGAIGAGVTVSLRRGGVLLSILVIPLAIPILIFGVSAATAAVGGSTPFLTPFLYLSAITLAALVIGPVAAGAALRVSGD; this is encoded by the coding sequence ATGACAAGCTTATTTATACGTGAGTTCCGGCTTGCAGCACGTGTGGGCGGTGGGGCATTGATCGGTGTTCTGTTTTTCCTCGCAGTCGTGACGGTGTTTCCCTTTGGCGTGGGGCCAGATTTGAAAATGCTGGCGCGCATTGGCGCGGCAGTTCTGTGGATTGGTGCTCTGCTGGCGACACTTCTGGGTCTGGACCGGCTGTTTCAGGCAGATCAGGAGGATGGAACGTTGGACCTTCTGCTTCTTTCAGGTCGCCCTGCGGAGTTGATCGTTCTTATCAAATGCGCTGCGCACTGGGCAGCAACGGGGTTGCCGCTGGTAATTGCGACGCCCGTTCTGGCGCTGTTTGTTAATTTGGAGCCGGCTGCAATTGGTGCGGTGGTGCTGACGTTACTGGTGGGAACACCTGCCCTAACCCTCGTTGGGGCGATTGGGGCAGGGGTGACTGTGTCTTTGCGGCGCGGTGGGGTGCTGCTTTCCATTTTGGTGATTCCGCTTGCGATCCCGATTCTCATTTTTGGTGTGAGCGCTGCAACGGCGGCTGTTGGCGGTTCGACCCCATTTCTGACACCTTTTTTATATTTAAGCGCAATCACTCTTGCCGCATTGGTCATTGGGCCTGTGGCGGCGGGGGCTGCACTGCGTGTTTCGGGTGACTAG
- the ccmA gene encoding heme ABC exporter ATP-binding protein CcmA, which translates to MKLSCNNLTCDRGGRRVFHKISLHVETGEALIVRGPNGSGKSSLLRVIAGFVGKAGGEIALEGGDKERSVPEHCHYFGHQDALKPALSVQENLSFWQQFYEPVPYETGNKNTTLSIEEALDTLGILHTAQLPAGFLSAGQKRRLSLARLLVVSRPIWIMDEPSAALDAASEKVLLGLMAEHLNKGGLLLAATHLPLDLPNTHFLDIASSDSLEDEDARSDDQGDYWL; encoded by the coding sequence TTGTGACAGGGGCGGGCGACGCGTCTTTCACAAAATATCGCTCCACGTAGAAACGGGTGAAGCGCTTATTGTTCGCGGACCAAATGGCTCGGGAAAATCCAGCCTACTTCGAGTGATTGCAGGCTTCGTTGGCAAGGCCGGTGGAGAAATTGCCCTTGAAGGCGGTGATAAAGAGCGCTCGGTTCCAGAACACTGCCACTACTTTGGGCATCAAGATGCGTTGAAACCAGCTTTGAGCGTGCAGGAAAACCTGAGTTTCTGGCAACAATTTTATGAGCCGGTGCCCTATGAAACGGGCAATAAGAACACCACCCTTTCCATAGAAGAGGCTCTGGACACGCTGGGTATCCTTCATACAGCGCAGTTGCCCGCCGGCTTTTTGAGTGCAGGGCAAAAGCGCCGTCTGTCTCTGGCAAGGTTGCTTGTGGTTTCCCGACCCATCTGGATTATGGATGAACCAAGCGCTGCACTGGACGCTGCCTCTGAAAAAGTACTACTGGGTTTGATGGCGGAGCATTTGAACAAGGGTGGGCTTTTGCTGGCAGCAACGCACTTGCCCTTGGACCTGCCCAACACGCACTTTCTGGACATCGCCAGTTCTGACTCCTTAGAGGATGAAGATGCACGAAGTGACGATCAGGGGGACTATTGGCTATGA